The sequence TCTCCTGAGCTCTGCTGTTGAGCCACCCGATCAGAAGCCGATTCTGCCCTTACCAATAACGCAGAAacctcagcctgcagcagaaacaTTAAAGGATGCTATTGTTgggattaaaaaggaaaaacctaaAACCTCCTTTGTGTGCACTTACTGCAGCAAAGCTTTCAGGGACAGCTACCATTTGAGGCGTCATGAGTCCTGCCACACAGGGATAAAGTTAGTGTCACGGCCAAAGAAAACTCCCACCACAATGGTGCCCCTTATCTCGACCATCGCTGGTGACAACAGCCGAAGTTCATTGGTTTCAACTATTGCAGGCATCCTGTCCACAGTCACTACGTCTTCCTCTGCCACCAATCCCAGCAGTAGTGCCGGTGCAACGGCTATGGCAGTGACTCAGACAGTGAAGAAGCCCAGCAAGCCCGTTAAGAAGAACCACGCTTGTGAGATGTGCGGAAAGGCCTTCAGGGATGTCTACCACCTCAACCGGCACAAGCTGTCCCACTCAGATGAAAAACCCTTTGAATGTCCAATTTGCAATCAGCGCTTCAAGAGAAAGGATCGCATGACCTACCACGTGAGGTCTCACGAAGGTGGCATCACGAAACCGTACACCTGTGGTGTTTGTGGAAAAGGCTTCTCGAGGTACCATGTAGAAAATCCCAGGCGAGCTCAAGTGTTGGCTTTTCATAACCAAGAAGGGTTAAGCTATCATAGCGAGGGGCTAGGAGAACCAGACATCTTAGAAGATTGGTGAGGGGATAAAGAGCCTTGTTTACCTCTAGGGTGTGGGTCTTGATCTGAGCCAGATTGGCAGTGGCCAAAAGTGGTCGCTCTTTTATGAGAGTGTTTCAAAATGATTTCACGACCTCATCCAGGTCCCGTAGGACACGTGTCTGTGTCACTGGCGGTGGTCACGGAGCCCCTTTACCAGCCTTTGCAGAGGTCGGTGACCGAATGGGGCACGGCAGGCAAACTGTCTCCTTGTGTTGTAGCAAGGTTGAGGCGTACTGACAGAGCATTGTGGGGGAGCTTGCATTGCTGCTGGCTGTATTTATAGCTGTGCTTGCAACAGAGAAAACTTTAGAGCTGTTGATCTGTCACCTTTGCACAAGGTATGACCAAACATACCATTTTCAAGTGCGTGAGAAGAACACGGTTAAGTTTTAAACTGCAGGTTGGGTCTCAGCATAACTGTTACTCTAGCTGAAAGCCACTGCCTAGGTTAAGGGGAATGTATTCCTGCCGTGTGGAGGGATGTGGGCTGCAAGGGGTCACCAGCGCAGTGTTCACTAGCCAAGGTGTCGTTACTATGTATTTGTAACagtatgcattttcttttctgttcctctctttttttgcaGGCCTGATCATTTAAGCTGTCACGTTAAACATGTTCACTCAACAGAGAGACCCTTCAAATGCCAAGTAAGGGCTAAAATGATTTATTAAGAACAATACCCGATTGTATCATTAGAATCTCAGGTGAATAATCTTTCCAGAGCTGTATTTGCTCCTGGACTTTTCTTTGAGAAGCAAGTTTAGGAATGAAGTCACACCCGCCTTACGTAACCAGCAGCACTGTAGTTCTGATGGAAGTCTAGAGGCAGTTTAAAAGGTGCTGTGGCTTCTTTTCTAGGAAGATTGgagggttttttgctttcttggagAACAACGCAGGTGCTCCGTTTTACGATGTGCTTAACTTAGTATTTGTTATATAACTTAGGATTGTAGTGGTGTCCGCAGTTCAGTGCTGATTACAGGACTGATATGTGCAATGTGTTTCTCAGTATATCCATTCAAAATGGATCAGAATAGTTGATTCTGGATGCGTTATTTTGCTGGAAGGTGAAAGCAAATTGTCGTAAGTTGATGACTTGGTATAAGAGACATAACTTGACTGCCCTTAAACAATTAACTGTTTTGCTTGGAATATCCATGCTTGTTCCAGCCTGTGTTTTAGTGACTCATCATATTAAATAGAAGCCTTGTGTAAAAGAATAGCGTTAGAAAAAGGTTCCGTTTCCTTGTTCTGATTTGGATGGGAGCAGAGGTAATTGAGCAATTTAAGATATCAGGTTCATATTTGTGCAGTTAAACGGTATCAAAAAAACCACTTTGCCTGTTCCGGGCTTTTTTATAAGGTACCTCTTGCTTTGGTAGGTAAGGCAACCTGCTGTTTTAAGGAAGTTCAAGTAGTATAGCGCATGATGTTTGTCCTCATTGTCTCAGAAGCCAACTTCCATTTTCAGTCTCTGTTGAGTAGTTTGATTTTGGTTTCTCTGTAAAGGCAGGTAAAACTTGAGGTTTTACTTAGGACGCTGTTTGCACCTACAAGGTAAAATGGGCTTACAGTGGGCATGTAATGCATATGGTAATGATGCTGTCTGCGCTTCAAGTGTGACTGTTGTCCTTCATATAGACGTGCACTGCTGCCTTTGCCACCAAAGACAGACTGCGGACACACATGGTGCGCCATGAAGGAAAGGTATCGTGTAATATCTGTGGTAAACTTCTGAGTGCAGCATATATCACCAGCCACTTAAAGACACACGGGCAGAGCCAAAGTATCAACTGTAATACCTGTAAACAAGGCATCAATAAAAGTAGGTGAAcgttttaaaaacatttataataaCAATGTGTTTGCAAAGGGAATTGCCTTTGGTTACgttaaaatgcaaaaacataCCCCTCAGTCTGGGTATTCACACCTATTAAAATAGATACTTGATAACAGAGTCTTCTTCCGCTCAAGAATTGGCATATGTGGAGTTGGTTTGCTGCTAGACTGTGATCTTATCCCTTAGGAATGCCCTGCAGTTTGTGAGAATAACCCACCTCTTGAAGAAAAGAGTTCCCAAGTTTTCTCATCTTCAAAGTACAGTGCCAGTTCCTGAACTGTACAGGCCTAAAAGCCCAACAGATAATTCTGGAGATTTTAGAATGTTCAACGACTGCTAAGATCTGCCAAGTTTCAGGTTTGAAGCCTCATTGTAAAGCTCATCAAAATTAGGAGAAagatttctctgctttctctgagcTTTGACCCTGGGGCTGAGTGATTACTCCCTCTGGCAGTAGCTgacaagaaaagcatttaaatccAGGATATGTTGTGGGCATTAATGGCATTTAACTGGTGGTGTGCAGGAGTTCAAATGAGATGTTTGTAATAGTTGCTTCTAGTCTTAAAACTCTGGAAGTGTGGAAGCTTGAACCTGGGAGTGCCTAGTGAGCAAACGAAGACTTGACTTTCAGATCTTCCCTAATAAAATACCTGTAGCTTAACTCAGATGGTTAGTGATGTAAAATGGGTTTTCAGAGGAatgaagagggagaaggaatgTCTTTGGAAACTTTGTCCTTAAAGCCTTTCAAACAGTATTCGTTTACAACATCTTTTCAGTTCCTGTTACTCCTGGATAATTTGAAGGTACCGGGAATGCCTGATTGTTGAGCTTAATATGAAATTTGGatgtgaagtattttttaagGTATAGGGTTACAGCTCTGGCTTCCCCAGCCAGTTCAGTGGTGCTAAGCCTGTTCACTGGAGGCATTTACAGCAGTTGTTAGAGGTGGAAATGGTGAGCTGTAATGTGGCCAGAGAGTAGTAACATGCTGTTCTGTGATGTAGAGCTAAACTGAAAATTTTGTCATACTTGcaataaaaactaaaaagggctttttttttttttttttttttttctgataactGGAGCTGAGGTTTAGAAAAAGTGGAATGGGCTAACCAGCTCGATTTCTAGAGACCCCATGTagtcttttatttcattcttcctAAAATACAAACGAAATAATCGGAAAGGAAGTTCATTTTTGGCAGTGAAGGCAGATGTTCCCAACtaacattttggtttttagcTCTTGCAAAAGTAGTTTTATAAAGCATGGAATTAATTATATGGTTTTAAACACCTCTGTGATTTTTGCTCTTGGAATCCTATGAGATTCCACACACTCTTTATGGAAGAAGTCTTTGTGATCTCAGCAGAAAACGGAGTAACTTTTCAAGGTGAATTTGTGTTCTTACTTAATTGGCATAGCATGCATGAGTGAAGAGACCAGcaatcagaagcagcagcagcagcagcaacagcagcagcagcaacaacagcagcagcagcaacagcagcagcaacagcaacagcagcagcagcagcaacagcagcagcagcagcaacacgTAACAAGTTGGCCTGGAAAGCAGGTAGAGACCCTGAGATTGTGGGAAGAGGCGGtcaaagcaaggaagaaaggtaaaacaaaacaatatttacGGTCTTGGTTTTACAAGATACTGGAGTTAACAGTTATATAGGGAGGTTAAGGTGCCAGAAAAGGATGTCTTACATGAAAATTTCATTCTCAATATTTAGAAGTAATAACTAAAAACTAGCAGGAGGATAACATGACCAAAACTATGCTGTTGTAAATGAACTCCTTATTACTTGCTTCCTTTTGGTCTCTGTGCTTGAACGTGTACGTAGCAGTCATCAATTATAAAGGGATGTTTGTGTCTGCTCCAAGGCAtgagtgtgttttttttttttacttgcatgTGGTTTTTAGCTGTGTTTATGCATACTTACCAGTTGTTAActtgtgtgcatatatatatgtatgtatatatgcacacacatacaacACCCTCTGTTGTTGCATCATCATCAGTTTGCATGTGGGTGCTTTCTGTGtcctttcatcttttctctccCAACTTAGTCCATTTACTTTATCATCACTTAACTGTCTTTGCATAAAGTTTTCCAGAACTCATAGAACTTACTCtgctatttctttgttttttttttttttaattacagaattaaCTAATAAGTGATTgtgtttttcattattgctaGCTTACCTATGCTGCTGTAATTGAAGTTGAATAGCTTCCCATTGTTGGTCAGTGTGTCAGTTTTGCAAAGAATAGATTGCTTCAGTTTAGTGTCATTAGAAGCATGTAGTTTTAAAGTCTTCTGTCACTGCTAGCTTATTCTTTTCACAACAGTTTGATTTCCAATGCCTATCATGTGAGTCTCATGGATTATGTTTTACAAGAAATTCATAGTGATCACTTACTGTTTTTCACTAGCTGTTTTTagtaataaatgtttttgactcaccttattttttttcttttctcctaaacttcctttcagtttcttcaatcttttttttcttttctaggtCTTGTTTGTGTATTAGGCTGCTAGCTCCTTTCGCCTTGATTGTTATTCCAGTTGAATTGAATTCTGTGATCAGACAGGATAGAAACAGCTGATTCATGTTAAAATGTAGCAATAACAGAAACATATCATCAGGCCACTAAATAGATAAAGCAAATGGGTGTGACCTTTAGAAAAtctcttttaagatttttttttcttctgcttgttcCTCCCTATCTCTTGtgccctcttcctttcctttcttactGAGATGATTGAATATGCCTTAACAGAAATGGTGGTTTTGGACAGAATGGTGGGTGAGGGAGGTGGGTGGGTAGAGATGTTGTCAGATTAATGATATTAGCTTAACTTAATTGGGGAAGGGGCATGGGGTGGGATGTGTTT comes from Falco naumanni isolate bFalNau1 chromosome 1, bFalNau1.pat, whole genome shotgun sequence and encodes:
- the VEZF1 gene encoding vascular endothelial zinc finger 1 isoform X1, which gives rise to MFSLPVASQASAQMGRNMQIKADRLAWLLTIPAHEASHHQQQAAQNSLLPLLSSAVEPPDQKPILPLPITQKPQPAAETLKDAIVGIKKEKPKTSFVCTYCSKAFRDSYHLRRHESCHTGIKLVSRPKKTPTTMVPLISTIAGDNSRSSLVSTIAGILSTVTTSSSATNPSSSAGATAMAVTQTVKKPSKPVKKNHACEMCGKAFRDVYHLNRHKLSHSDEKPFECPICNQRFKRKDRMTYHVRSHEGGITKPYTCGVCGKGFSRYHVENPRRAQVLAFHNQEGLSYHSEGLGEPDILEDWPDHLSCHVKHVHSTERPFKCQTCTAAFATKDRLRTHMVRHEGKVSCNICGKLLSAAYITSHLKTHGQSQSINCNTCKQGINKTCMSEETSNQKQQQQQQQQQQQQQQQQQQQQQQQQQQQQQQQQQQQHVTSWPGKQVETLRLWEEAVKARKKECQFTFEKAIEYVPFEAANLCQTSTAATTPVTLTTPFNITSSVASGTITNPVTVAAAMSMRSPVNVSSAVNISSPMNLGHPVTITSPLSMTSPLTLTTPVNLPTPVTAPVNIAHPVTITSPMNLPTPMTLAGPLNIAMRPVESMPFLPQALPTSPPW
- the VEZF1 gene encoding vascular endothelial zinc finger 1 isoform X2, whose protein sequence is MEANWTAFLFQAHEASHHQQQAAQNSLLPLLSSAVEPPDQKPILPLPITQKPQPAAETLKDAIVGIKKEKPKTSFVCTYCSKAFRDSYHLRRHESCHTGIKLVSRPKKTPTTMVPLISTIAGDNSRSSLVSTIAGILSTVTTSSSATNPSSSAGATAMAVTQTVKKPSKPVKKNHACEMCGKAFRDVYHLNRHKLSHSDEKPFECPICNQRFKRKDRMTYHVRSHEGGITKPYTCGVCGKGFSRYHVENPRRAQVLAFHNQEGLSYHSEGLGEPDILEDWPDHLSCHVKHVHSTERPFKCQTCTAAFATKDRLRTHMVRHEGKVSCNICGKLLSAAYITSHLKTHGQSQSINCNTCKQGINKTCMSEETSNQKQQQQQQQQQQQQQQQQQQQQQQQQQQQQQQQQQQQHVTSWPGKQVETLRLWEEAVKARKKECQFTFEKAIEYVPFEAANLCQTSTAATTPVTLTTPFNITSSVASGTITNPVTVAAAMSMRSPVNVSSAVNISSPMNLGHPVTITSPLSMTSPLTLTTPVNLPTPVTAPVNIAHPVTITSPMNLPTPMTLAGPLNIAMRPVESMPFLPQALPTSPPW
- the VEZF1 gene encoding vascular endothelial zinc finger 1 isoform X6, whose product is MEANWTAFLFQAHEASHHQQQAAQNSLLPLLSSAVEPPDQKPILPLPITQKPQPAAETLKDAIVGIKKEKPKTSFVCTYCSKAFRDSYHLRRHESCHTGIKLVSRPKKTPTTMVPLISTIAGDNSRSSLVSTIAGILSTVTTSSSATNPSSSAGATAMAVTQTVKKPSKPVKKNHACEMCGKAFRDVYHLNRHKLSHSDEKPFECPICNQRFKRKDRMTYHVRSHEGGITKPYTCGVCGKGFSRPDHLSCHVKHVHSTERPFKCQTCTAAFATKDRLRTHMVRHEGKVSCNICGKLLSAAYITSHLKTHGQSQSINCNTCKQGINKTCMSEETSNQKQQQQQQQQQQQQQQQQQQQQQQQQQQQQQQQQQQQHVTSWPGKQVETLRLWEEAVKARKKEAANLCQTSTAATTPVTLTTPFNITSSVASGTITNPVTVAAAMSMRSPVNVSSAVNISSPMNLGHPVTITSPLSMTSPLTLTTPVNLPTPVTAPVNIAHPVTITSPMNLPTPMTLAGPLNIAMRPVESMPFLPQALPTSPPW
- the VEZF1 gene encoding vascular endothelial zinc finger 1 isoform X5; the protein is MEANWTAFLFQAHEASHHQQQAAQNSLLPLLSSAVEPPDQKPILPLPITQKPQPAAETLKDAIVGIKKEKPKTSFVCTYCSKAFRDSYHLRRHESCHTGIKLVSRPKKTPTTMVPLISTIAGDNSRSSLVSTIAGILSTVTTSSSATNPSSSAGATAMAVTQTVKKPSKPVKKNHACEMCGKAFRDVYHLNRHKLSHSDEKPFECPICNQRFKRKDRMTYHVRSHEGGITKPYTCGVCGKGFSRPDHLSCHVKHVHSTERPFKCQTCTAAFATKDRLRTHMVRHEGKVSCNICGKLLSAAYITSHLKTHGQSQSINCNTCKQGINKTCMSEETSNQKQQQQQQQQQQQQQQQQQQQQQQQQQQQQQQQQQQQHVTSWPGKQVETLRLWEEAVKARKKECQFTFEKAIEYVPFEAANLCQTSTAATTPVTLTTPFNITSSVASGTITNPVTVAAAMSMRSPVNVSSAVNISSPMNLGHPVTITSPLSMTSPLTLTTPVNLPTPVTAPVNIAHPVTITSPMNLPTPMTLAGPLNIAMRPVESMPFLPQALPTSPPW
- the VEZF1 gene encoding vascular endothelial zinc finger 1 isoform X3, encoding MFSLPVASQASAQMGRNMQIKADRLAWLLTIPAHEASHHQQQAAQNSLLPLLSSAVEPPDQKPILPLPITQKPQPAAETLKDAIVGIKKEKPKTSFVCTYCSKAFRDSYHLRRHESCHTGIKLVSRPKKTPTTMVPLISTIAGDNSRSSLVSTIAGILSTVTTSSSATNPSSSAGATAMAVTQTVKKPSKPVKKNHACEMCGKAFRDVYHLNRHKLSHSDEKPFECPICNQRFKRKDRMTYHVRSHEGGITKPYTCGVCGKGFSRPDHLSCHVKHVHSTERPFKCQTCTAAFATKDRLRTHMVRHEGKVSCNICGKLLSAAYITSHLKTHGQSQSINCNTCKQGINKTCMSEETSNQKQQQQQQQQQQQQQQQQQQQQQQQQQQQQQQQQQQQHVTSWPGKQVETLRLWEEAVKARKKECQFTFEKAIEYVPFEAANLCQTSTAATTPVTLTTPFNITSSVASGTITNPVTVAAAMSMRSPVNVSSAVNISSPMNLGHPVTITSPLSMTSPLTLTTPVNLPTPVTAPVNIAHPVTITSPMNLPTPMTLAGPLNIAMRPVESMPFLPQALPTSPPW
- the VEZF1 gene encoding vascular endothelial zinc finger 1 isoform X4: MFSLPVASQASAQMGRNMQIKADRLAWLLTIPAHEASHHQQQAAQNSLLPLLSSAVEPPDQKPILPLPITQKPQPAAETLKDAIVGIKKEKPKTSFVCTYCSKAFRDSYHLRRHESCHTGIKLVSRPKKTPTTMVPLISTIAGDNSRSSLVSTIAGILSTVTTSSSATNPSSSAGATAMAVTQTVKKPSKPVKKNHACEMCGKAFRDVYHLNRHKLSHSDEKPFECPICNQRFKRKDRMTYHVRSHEGGITKPYTCGVCGKGFSRPDHLSCHVKHVHSTERPFKCQTCTAAFATKDRLRTHMVRHEGKVSCNICGKLLSAAYITSHLKTHGQSQSINCNTCKQGINKTCMSEETSNQKQQQQQQQQQQQQQQQQQQQQQQQQQQQQQQQQQQQHVTSWPGKQVETLRLWEEAVKARKKEAANLCQTSTAATTPVTLTTPFNITSSVASGTITNPVTVAAAMSMRSPVNVSSAVNISSPMNLGHPVTITSPLSMTSPLTLTTPVNLPTPVTAPVNIAHPVTITSPMNLPTPMTLAGPLNIAMRPVESMPFLPQALPTSPPW